The window TATTCAGTAAGTGAAATAGAAAGAATTGCAAAGGTTGCGTTTGAAGCCGCCAGAAAGAGAAAGAAAAAAGTAACCTCTGTTGACAAGGCAAACATATTAGAATCTTCAAGGCTCTGGAGAGAAACTGTTGAAGAGGTTGCAAAAGATTATCCGGATGTGGAGCTTTCTCACATGTATGTTGACAATGCGTCAATGCAGCTTGTAAAAGACCCATCACAGTTTGATGTTATACTTACTTCCAACATGTTCGGTGACATTTTGTCTGATGAGGCTTCAATGATTGTAGGCTCGATTGGAATGCTTGCCTCAGCCTCACTTGGCGAAGGCAGGGTAGGCCTTTACGAGCCAATTCACGGAACTGCCCCAGACATTGCAGGACAAGATTTGGCAAACCCAATTGCAACAATTTTGTCTGCTGCGATGATGCTGCGTTACAGCTTTGACATGGAAGATGCTGCAAAGGCTATAGAAAATGCTGTAAAGATTGCTCTCAAAGAAGGGTATAGAACAAGAGATATCTACACAGAAAATTGTAAGCTTGTTGGAACAAAGCAGATGGGAAAAATCATTTGTGAAAATATCTAAAAGCTGCAGAAGATTTTCTGCAGCTTTTTTGTGTTTAAATTCTTTTTAAAGTAAGGTAAAATATAAACATAAAGCATTTTTTAAATAAACCATACACTGGAGGGGTTTTTGAAATGAAGTACAGACCCTTTGGGAAAACAGGCTTTATGGTGTCTGCTCTTGGATTTGGTGCAATGAGGTTTCCAATCTTGGATGGTGACTATTCGAAGATTGACGAAGAAAAAGCAATTGAAATGCTGCATTTTGCAATCGACAATGGAATCAATTACATTGACACAGCGTATGTATATCATGGTGGTAACAGTGAGGTTTTGGTTGGCAAAGCTTTGAAAGGGGGATATAGAGAAAAGGTTAAGGTTGCAACAAAACTTCCTGTCTGGCAGGTAAATAATTTTGATGATGCTGATAGGATTTTGGATGAGCAACTAAAAAGACTTGATACAAGCTATATTGACTTTTATCTTTTGCATGCTCTCAACAAAAACCACTGGAAGAAGCTAAAAGAGATGAACATCTTTAAGTGGATTGAAAAAGTGCTTCTTGAGGGTAAGATAAAATATATTGGGTTTTCGTTCCATGACGATGTAGCTACATTCAAAGAGATTGTTGACAGCTACTCCTGGACGTTCTGCCAGATACAGTACAATATCCTCAACCGAAACTATCAGGCAGGGGAAGAGGGGCTCAAATACGCAGCCGCAAAAGGAATGGCAGTTGTTATCATGGAGCCACTTTTGGGGGGAAGGCTTGCAAAAGAGCCGCCTCAAGAGATAAGACAGCTTTGGGAAAAAGCACCTATCAAAAGAACACCTGTTGAGTGGGCACTTTCATGGCTCTGGAACCAGAAAGAAGTGTCGATTGTCTTAAGTGGTATGAGTACACTAGAGCAGGTAAAAGAAAATATTGAATATGCAAGTAAATATGAAGTGGGAAGTTTAACTGACGAGGAACTTGAGCTTGTTGAAAGGGTTGCGCAAAAGTATAATGAATTGAGAAAAGTCAACTGTACAGAGTGCAAATACTGTATGCCATGTCCACAGGGCATTGATATTCCGTGGAATTTTAGCATTTACAATCAAGCAAGCATGTATAACATGTATCAGGAGATGAAAAATGATTATGCAAAAAAAGAAAAAGAGAGAGCAGAAAATTGTGTTGAGTGTGGTGTTTGCGAGACAAAATGTCCACAAAATCTGCCAATTAGAAGACTTTTGAAAGAGGTTGCAGCCTATTTTTCGAAATAAAAATAGGTTATTTACTTTAAAGCGCATTTTATGATAAAATACTGCATGTTGTGGGAAGAAAAATTGATCTTCCCTTGCTCCCAAAAAGAGCTTTGGGGGCCTTTAAGTCTAAAAGGGAGGTGAAAGCTTGTGGTTGAGAGAAAGTATGAAACAGTATTTATTATAAGCCCCGCACTTGACGATGAGGCAAGGGCAAACCTCATCGAAAAGTTCAAAAACCTTATCTCAAGCAATGGACAGCTTTTAAATGTTGAAGAGTGGGGAAAAAGAAGGCTTGCATACAAGATAGACAAGCATGCAGAAGGATACTATGTTCTAATGCAATTTACAAGCAAGCCTGAGTTCCCACGCGAGCTTGAGAGGGTTTACAGAATTACAGACGGGGTTATTAGGTTCTTGATTGTAAAGCTTGAAAAATAAGAGGGGGCGGCTTTTTTGAATAAGGTTATTTTGATGGGTCGCTTAACGCGCGACCCTGAGTTTAGGCTTACTGCCAACAATACCCCCGTTGCAAACTTCACGCTTGCTGTCAACAGACGTTTTAAACGCGAAAATGACCAGGATGCCGATTTTATCCCGATTGTTGCGTGGAGCAGGCTTGCCGAGTTTTCAAAAAACTATCTCAAAAAAGGAAGGCAAGTTGTGGTAATAGGAAGGCTTCAGCTTCGCACGTGGGATGATGAGGCAAATAGGCGTCACTACATCACCGAGGTTGTGGCCGAAGAGATTTACTTTGCAGAACCAAAACCTAAGGATGTGCCGGTTGACAGCGAAACAGAGGTGAAAGAAGACATTATTTTGCCTGACTTAGATGATGAGACAATTGAAAGCGAACTTGAGAACTTTTTCGAAGAGGATGTAAAAATTCCATCAAAAAATAATGATGTTGATGAGGGTATAGAAGACGACCTGCCATTTTAGATAAAGTGGAAATTTAAGTAAAAAGGAGGGAAAAGGTTTGAACAACAATCAAAATCAGCAGCAAGCTCAAGCTACTCAAACAATGGAAAGAGTTAGCTCAAGACAGAAAAAGAAAAAGAGAGTATGTTCATTCTGTGTTGAGAGAATATATGAGATAGATTACAAAGATGTAAACAGGCTCAAGAAATTCCTCACAGAAAGAGGCAAAATAATGCCAAGAAGAACAACTGGCAACTGTGCAAGACATCAAAGACAGCTAACACGAGCTATCAAGCGCACAAGAATCTTAGCACTTCTTCCGTTTATAGTTGAATAAGATCCTTTTATAAAAAGAATATAAATAAACCTCCTTCTATAGTGATAAAATAGAAGGAGGTTTTATTTTTGTGTGGTTTTATTTAATATTTATTGATATTTGAAATGTTTTTGTGTAAAATTTTTATTAAATAAAGCCAAAATCAATCTAATAAATGTGAAAGGGGAAGCATACAATGAATGAGAGTATAAAATTGAGTTCTCTTTTTGATGAAATCAATAACCCTCCAGCTACTGCCAGTATTATTCATTGGTGGATTTTTTCTGATGAGATGAACGAGAACAGAATAAATGCTGAGCTTGATTATATTTCAAATCTTGGCTTTAAGCAAGTATTAATTGCAGCAGGACACAATGTTTCGCCTAAATATTTGACACATGGTTGGTTTGAAATGGTAAAATTTGCAGTTGTCCAAGCTAAAAAAAGAGGAGTTAAAGTGTGGATTGCCGATGAAGGGACATATCCAAGTGGCTTTGCTGGCGAAACTTTTAATAAGAAGTATCCTCACAAAAGGATGAAGGCTATTATTGTTGAGAAGGAGTTTATTATTGAGGGTAATTTATGTGAAGTTGAACCTCACTCTGGTACAATTGGGATTTTGGCCAAAGACATGAACCAAAATAAATACTTTGCTTTTGAAAAGTTTGAATTTAGTGCTGGATTTTTATACTTGCCCTATCATTCGACCTGGCAAATAAAAGTAATATCTTCAGCTTACAGGACATCTCCAACAAGGTATGTTCACCATCCAACAGGTGCTAAAGATACTACATATTCGCTTTGTGATTATCTTGACTATGAAGCTGTCAACCTATTCATAAGTGAGGTATATGAAAGATACAAAGCTTATATAGGAGAAGAATTTGGAAAGACAATAATTGGATTTTTTGCTGACGAACCTGATTACTCAATTTCTGGAATACCATATACGGACAATATATTTAATATATTTTACAATGAAAAAGGATACGATGTCAAAAAGTACATACCGTATTTCTTTAAAGAGCAATTAGATGAAGAAATAAAAAGAGTAAAAGCAGATTACTGGGATGTATGGAGCAATATTTTTACAAATACTTTCTTTAAGCAGATCTACAAATGGTGTGAAGCAAATGGCCTCAAATTTGTAGTACATCTAAATCATGAAGATAAGATAGAACACCTTACCAAATCTGAAGGACAGTTCTTTTCGCATATGAAGTATGTTCATATTCCAGCAATTGATGTAATTTGGAGACAAATCTGGTATGACAAAAAAGCAATATTCCCTAAATACGCTTCTTCTGTTTCTCATATTAAAAATGTTGCTCAGACCTTTTCAGAGAGTTTTGCAGTATATGGACAAGGTATATCTGTTGAACAAATCAAATGGGTGGTTGATTACCAGTTTGCAATGGACATAAATCTATTTTTGACCTCAATCTTCAAGTATCTTTATGACCATCCACAAAATTATTTCTTTCCAGAGGTAATTAAGTATATTAATACCATTTCATATCTTCTCTATGTAAGCACCCCTTGTACAAAGGCTCTGGTTTACTTTCCTACACCGGATCTGTGGGCAGGTGAAAATATGTCTGCTTCAAAAGCAATGGAAATTGGCAATGCACTTTTAGAGAACCAGATTGATTTTGATTTTTTTGACCATTCTCTTTTAGAATATCTGGAAATTAAAAACCATAGAATATACGCTAACAATAGAAAAGAATACGACATTGTTATTCTTCCGCCTATAAAGTATTTGCCACAAGATCTGTTCAGATTTTTAAAGCTTTTCTCAAGTAAAGGAGGGAAGATTATTTTCTTCGAAAACTCTCCTTTGTTTGTTTATAACAAAACATTTACATCGTTTTTCCACTTTGTAGATAGAGAAATGGGTGTGATTGTTGACAGTATCGAGCAGCTATCAAAGATGGTTGAAAAAGATATCACTGTTGTAGACAGCAGGGACGTTAGAGTTCTTCATAAAAGAATAGAAGGCAATCATCTGATTTTTCTCTTCAACGATTCATCTACTTCATTTTTGGGTAAGATAATATTGGAATTTTACAAGAAAAATGTATATATATGGGATCAAATGCGAAATAAATTTTTGATGGCCTCAAATATTAGAAGTAATGGTAATAATATACAATTAGATCTCTACATGCATCCATATCAGACTTTGGTTTTAATAGCAAGTGATGAGTATGTAGATGGAATTCAAAAAACAGATCTGCTTGGAAGTTTACCGCGGACAGTCTTGGAATTAAACGATAACTGGGAAATTCATTTTGATAAAGATTTTGTTTTGTTTTC is drawn from Caldicellulosiruptor diazotrophicus and contains these coding sequences:
- the leuB gene encoding 3-isopropylmalate dehydrogenase, with protein sequence MHRIAVIPGDGIGPEVIEQALIVLDKISSKFGVKFEYIFIDAGGCAIDKYGVPIREEDLELVKKCEATLLGAVGGPKWDDLPGNLRPEQALLKLRGGLKVYANLRPAVLYDELKDSSPLKKEIVSKGIDILVVRELIGGMYFGPKGREIRNGEEVAYDTEIYSVSEIERIAKVAFEAARKRKKKVTSVDKANILESSRLWRETVEEVAKDYPDVELSHMYVDNASMQLVKDPSQFDVILTSNMFGDILSDEASMIVGSIGMLASASLGEGRVGLYEPIHGTAPDIAGQDLANPIATILSAAMMLRYSFDMEDAAKAIENAVKIALKEGYRTRDIYTENCKLVGTKQMGKIICENI
- a CDS encoding aldo/keto reductase, producing MKYRPFGKTGFMVSALGFGAMRFPILDGDYSKIDEEKAIEMLHFAIDNGINYIDTAYVYHGGNSEVLVGKALKGGYREKVKVATKLPVWQVNNFDDADRILDEQLKRLDTSYIDFYLLHALNKNHWKKLKEMNIFKWIEKVLLEGKIKYIGFSFHDDVATFKEIVDSYSWTFCQIQYNILNRNYQAGEEGLKYAAAKGMAVVIMEPLLGGRLAKEPPQEIRQLWEKAPIKRTPVEWALSWLWNQKEVSIVLSGMSTLEQVKENIEYASKYEVGSLTDEELELVERVAQKYNELRKVNCTECKYCMPCPQGIDIPWNFSIYNQASMYNMYQEMKNDYAKKEKERAENCVECGVCETKCPQNLPIRRLLKEVAAYFSK
- the rpsF gene encoding 30S ribosomal protein S6 produces the protein MVERKYETVFIISPALDDEARANLIEKFKNLISSNGQLLNVEEWGKRRLAYKIDKHAEGYYVLMQFTSKPEFPRELERVYRITDGVIRFLIVKLEK
- a CDS encoding single-stranded DNA-binding protein, giving the protein MNKVILMGRLTRDPEFRLTANNTPVANFTLAVNRRFKRENDQDADFIPIVAWSRLAEFSKNYLKKGRQVVVIGRLQLRTWDDEANRRHYITEVVAEEIYFAEPKPKDVPVDSETEVKEDIILPDLDDETIESELENFFEEDVKIPSKNNDVDEGIEDDLPF
- the rpsR gene encoding 30S ribosomal protein S18 produces the protein MERVSSRQKKKKRVCSFCVERIYEIDYKDVNRLKKFLTERGKIMPRRTTGNCARHQRQLTRAIKRTRILALLPFIVE
- a CDS encoding glycosyl hydrolase; the encoded protein is MNESIKLSSLFDEINNPPATASIIHWWIFSDEMNENRINAELDYISNLGFKQVLIAAGHNVSPKYLTHGWFEMVKFAVVQAKKRGVKVWIADEGTYPSGFAGETFNKKYPHKRMKAIIVEKEFIIEGNLCEVEPHSGTIGILAKDMNQNKYFAFEKFEFSAGFLYLPYHSTWQIKVISSAYRTSPTRYVHHPTGAKDTTYSLCDYLDYEAVNLFISEVYERYKAYIGEEFGKTIIGFFADEPDYSISGIPYTDNIFNIFYNEKGYDVKKYIPYFFKEQLDEEIKRVKADYWDVWSNIFTNTFFKQIYKWCEANGLKFVVHLNHEDKIEHLTKSEGQFFSHMKYVHIPAIDVIWRQIWYDKKAIFPKYASSVSHIKNVAQTFSESFAVYGQGISVEQIKWVVDYQFAMDINLFLTSIFKYLYDHPQNYFFPEVIKYINTISYLLYVSTPCTKALVYFPTPDLWAGENMSASKAMEIGNALLENQIDFDFFDHSLLEYLEIKNHRIYANNRKEYDIVILPPIKYLPQDLFRFLKLFSSKGGKIIFFENSPLFVYNKTFTSFFHFVDREMGVIVDSIEQLSKMVEKDITVVDSRDVRVLHKRIEGNHLIFLFNDSSTSFLGKIILEFYKKNVYIWDQMRNKFLMASNIRSNGNNIQLDLYMHPYQTLVLIASDEYVDGIQKTDLLGSLPRTVLELNDNWEIHFDKDFVLFSDLKDWQSLGFGDYSGSVVYRKIFSFFHDDFIKNKHLFLYCPNVKYSAKVWLNKRYLGVRAFSPFMWDITEALKIGENELVIEVQNTPAAALLGTQEQLEKLRKEAEKNFYLSISLKFDLEMVQSGLLPPVTIVSFE